A single window of Rhizobium indicum DNA harbors:
- a CDS encoding bifunctional transcriptional activator/DNA repair enzyme AdaA — translation MLFVRPDDDTLYDALIARSADYEGQAYVCVKTTGIFCRLTCPARKPKRENTLFFDTIAACMHSGFRPCQRCRPLEQPGREPIVDELLAALDREPQLRWTEDELVRRGHDPSTVRRAFKRALGMTFHDIVRYRRLGEAARQLADGARVIDAQLDAGYDSPSGFRAAFQRLVGKAPALSQNRELLFADWFDTPLGPMIAVADQTHLHLLEFHDRKALPTELEALQKRIRSSVAIGRTPAIDQIAAEIRDYFEGRLTVFKTPLAPGGTPFEKHVWAKLMEIPAGQTRAYGDLAREMERPEVVRAVGRANGANQLAIIVPCHRILGADGSLTGYGGGLWRKQWLLRHEEKISTQAKMEETA, via the coding sequence ATGCTTTTCGTACGCCCCGATGATGATACGCTCTATGATGCCCTGATCGCACGCAGTGCCGATTATGAGGGGCAAGCCTATGTCTGCGTGAAGACGACCGGCATCTTCTGCCGCCTGACCTGCCCGGCGCGTAAGCCGAAGCGGGAAAATACGCTCTTTTTCGATACGATCGCCGCCTGCATGCATTCCGGCTTCCGCCCGTGCCAGCGCTGCAGGCCGCTGGAGCAGCCGGGCAGGGAGCCGATCGTCGATGAGCTGCTTGCCGCGCTCGACCGTGAGCCGCAGCTGCGCTGGACCGAAGATGAGCTTGTGCGCCGAGGCCACGATCCCTCGACCGTGCGTCGCGCCTTCAAGCGGGCGCTCGGCATGACCTTCCACGATATCGTCCGCTATCGCCGGCTGGGTGAAGCGGCCCGGCAACTGGCCGATGGCGCGCGCGTCATCGATGCGCAGCTCGATGCGGGATATGACTCCCCAAGCGGTTTCCGGGCGGCTTTCCAGCGGCTGGTCGGCAAGGCGCCGGCGCTGTCGCAGAACCGCGAACTGCTCTTTGCCGACTGGTTCGACACCCCGCTCGGGCCGATGATAGCCGTCGCCGACCAGACGCATCTGCATCTTCTCGAATTCCACGACCGTAAGGCGCTGCCGACCGAGCTCGAGGCGCTGCAGAAGCGCATCCGCTCGTCGGTCGCGATCGGCCGCACGCCGGCGATTGATCAGATCGCGGCGGAGATCCGGGATTATTTCGAAGGACGGCTCACCGTCTTCAAGACGCCATTGGCGCCCGGCGGCACACCCTTCGAAAAACATGTCTGGGCAAAGCTCATGGAGATTCCTGCTGGCCAGACGCGCGCCTATGGCGATCTCGCAAGGGAAATGGAAAGGCCGGAAGTGGTGCGTGCTGTCGGCCGCGCCAATGGCGCCAACCAGCTTGCCATCATCGTGCCCTGCCATCGCATCCTCGGCGCGGATGGTTCGTTGACCGGCTATGGCGGCGGGCTCTGGCGCAAGCAATGGCTGCTGCGGCATGAAGAGAAGATCAGCACGCAAGCAAAGATGGAGGAGACAGCATGA
- a CDS encoding EF-hand domain-containing protein, which produces MYRNKLILAALSSTLIFGAAAGAGYAAPGDGPRQHPGRHGPMHGPGPAAFREITYVRMLKQFDTNKDGQISKDEATAGIDKIFAAIDTNKDGSLTPGEIGAYQKAQMQAMRDQRKQDASNNKDVKTADATPDNNDQGRPPQGGHEGRDGHRWMRHGGNIMRASIMMHRVDTDQNGQISKQEAEAGMDKLFTRMDRNKDGVISIDDMPDRPLL; this is translated from the coding sequence ATGTACCGCAACAAGCTGATACTGGCAGCGCTTTCCTCCACCCTCATCTTCGGCGCAGCCGCCGGAGCCGGCTATGCAGCGCCCGGTGACGGGCCGCGTCAGCACCCCGGCAGGCACGGTCCCATGCACGGTCCGGGGCCTGCCGCCTTCCGCGAAATCACGTATGTCAGAATGCTCAAGCAGTTCGACACCAACAAGGACGGACAGATCTCCAAGGACGAGGCGACCGCCGGCATCGACAAGATCTTCGCTGCGATCGACACCAACAAGGACGGCTCGCTGACCCCAGGCGAAATCGGCGCATACCAGAAAGCGCAGATGCAGGCGATGAGAGATCAGCGCAAGCAGGATGCCAGCAATAACAAGGATGTGAAGACCGCAGACGCGACGCCTGATAATAACGACCAGGGCCGGCCGCCTCAGGGTGGTCACGAGGGTCGTGACGGACATCGCTGGATGCGCCATGGCGGCAACATCATGCGTGCCTCGATCATGATGCACCGGGTCGACACCGACCAGAACGGCCAGATTTCCAAACAGGAAGCTGAAGCCGGCATGGACAAGCTGTTCACTCGAATGGACCGCAACAAGGACGGCGTCATCTCGATCGACGACATGCCGGACCGGCCACTTCTCTAA
- a CDS encoding isocitrate lyase/PEP mutase family protein produces MNQNEKAKAFGALHRKGAPVVLYNIWDAGTAKAVADGGAKALATGSWSVAAAHGYADGEKLPMSVLVETAKSITAVIDLPLSVDFEGAYSAEAEGAAANVAKLVEVGAIGINFEDQVVGGGGLYPAERQAARIRAIRAMAEGKGIPFFINARTDLFLAESDLSKHAGLVDEAIERGKAYAAAGGSGFFVPGLIDPALIEKICAASPLPVNIMMRTGAPDVKTLAKLGVGRVSYGPGPYRSMMEKLKQEAAAIYSPL; encoded by the coding sequence ATGAACCAGAACGAAAAGGCCAAGGCATTCGGCGCATTGCATCGCAAGGGCGCCCCGGTTGTTCTTTACAATATCTGGGATGCCGGCACGGCCAAGGCCGTCGCCGATGGCGGCGCCAAGGCGCTTGCCACAGGAAGCTGGTCGGTCGCGGCTGCCCATGGTTATGCCGACGGCGAGAAGCTGCCGATGTCGGTGCTGGTCGAGACCGCGAAATCCATCACCGCTGTCATCGACCTGCCGCTTTCGGTCGATTTCGAAGGCGCCTATTCGGCCGAGGCTGAGGGTGCGGCCGCCAATGTCGCCAAGCTGGTGGAGGTCGGCGCTATCGGCATCAATTTCGAGGATCAGGTGGTCGGCGGTGGCGGGCTTTATCCGGCCGAGAGGCAGGCGGCCCGCATCCGCGCCATTCGCGCCATGGCGGAAGGCAAGGGCATTCCCTTCTTCATCAACGCCCGCACCGATCTCTTCCTGGCCGAGAGCGATCTTTCCAAACATGCTGGTCTGGTGGACGAGGCGATCGAGCGCGGCAAGGCCTATGCGGCCGCAGGCGGCAGCGGCTTCTTCGTGCCTGGCTTGATCGATCCCGCCTTGATCGAAAAGATCTGCGCCGCATCGCCGCTGCCGGTCAACATCATGATGCGGACAGGCGCCCCTGATGTGAAGACGCTGGCAAAGCTCGGCGTCGGCCGTGTCAGTTATGGTCCGGGGCCTTACCGGTCGATGATGGAAAAGTTGAAACAGGAGGCGGCGGCGATTTATAGCCCGCTTTGA
- a CDS encoding pyrimidine 5'-nucleotidase — MTKIDRTPDKTDFEHVTDWVFDLDNTLYPHHVNLFAQIDKNMTAYVAALLKMEREEARKLQKQYYLDHGTTLQGLMIHHGIDPNDFLEKAHAIDYTALTPQPELGEAIKALPGRKFIFTNGSVKHAEMTAEALGILEHFDDIFDIVAADYVPKPAQATYDKFAALKRVETTKAAMFEDLPRNLTVPKALGMQTVLLVPRNLEETVVEWWEKTSGDEDHIDFVTDDLAAFLGKITG; from the coding sequence ATGACCAAGATCGACCGCACGCCTGATAAGACCGATTTCGAGCACGTCACAGACTGGGTCTTCGACCTCGACAACACGCTCTATCCGCATCATGTCAATCTCTTCGCGCAGATCGACAAGAACATGACCGCCTATGTTGCGGCACTCCTGAAGATGGAGCGGGAAGAGGCGCGCAAGCTGCAGAAGCAATATTACCTCGATCATGGCACGACGCTGCAGGGCCTGATGATCCATCACGGCATCGACCCGAACGACTTCCTCGAAAAGGCGCATGCGATCGACTACACGGCGCTGACGCCGCAGCCGGAACTCGGCGAGGCGATCAAGGCGCTGCCGGGGCGCAAGTTCATCTTCACCAATGGCAGCGTCAAGCATGCCGAAATGACGGCGGAGGCGCTCGGCATTCTCGAACATTTCGACGACATCTTCGATATCGTCGCCGCCGACTACGTGCCGAAGCCGGCGCAGGCGACCTACGACAAGTTCGCGGCGCTGAAGCGGGTCGAAACCACCAAGGCCGCCATGTTCGAGGATCTACCGCGCAACCTGACGGTGCCCAAAGCGCTCGGCATGCAGACCGTGCTGCTGGTGCCGCGCAATCTGGAAGAGACGGTCGTCGAATGGTGGGAAAAGACCAGCGGCGATGAGGATCACATCGATTTCGTCACCGACGACCTTGCCGCTTTTCTCGGCAAGATTACCGGCTGA
- a CDS encoding alpha-hydroxy acid oxidase, giving the protein MRLTDCYNFHDFRRMAKRRLPGPIFDYIDGGADDEVTYRRNTAAFEACDLVPDVLRGVADVDMSVTVMGQKLAMPVYCSPTALQRLFHHQGERAVAAAAAKHGTMFGVSSLGTISLEEARRISNGPQVYQFYFHKDRGLNREMMARAKNAGVQAMMLTVDSITGGNRERDKRTGFAIPFKLNLAGMTQFAIKPSWAIDWLTHERFRLPQLENHVKMDGGTLSISRYFTEMLDPSMSWDDVAEMVREWGGPFCLKGIMSVEDAKRTAEIGCSGIVLSNHGGRQLDGSRSAFDQLAEIVDAVGDRIDVMMDGGVQRGTHVLKALSLGAKAVGLGRYYLFPLAAAGQPGVERALETMRTEIERGMKLMGCTSVSQLSRRNLRFRS; this is encoded by the coding sequence ATGCGCCTGACAGACTGCTATAATTTTCACGATTTCCGGCGCATGGCTAAACGGCGTCTTCCCGGACCGATATTCGACTATATCGACGGCGGTGCCGATGACGAGGTGACGTACCGGCGCAATACCGCGGCCTTCGAGGCCTGCGATCTGGTGCCCGACGTTTTGCGCGGTGTGGCCGATGTCGACATGTCGGTGACTGTCATGGGCCAGAAGCTCGCAATGCCGGTCTATTGCTCACCGACAGCGTTGCAGCGGCTTTTTCACCACCAGGGGGAGCGGGCGGTCGCGGCGGCGGCGGCAAAACACGGGACGATGTTCGGCGTCTCCTCGCTCGGCACGATCAGCCTGGAGGAAGCGAGACGGATCAGCAACGGGCCGCAGGTCTATCAGTTCTATTTCCACAAGGACCGCGGCCTCAACCGCGAGATGATGGCGCGAGCAAAAAATGCCGGCGTGCAGGCGATGATGCTGACGGTCGACAGCATCACCGGCGGCAACCGCGAGCGCGACAAGCGCACGGGCTTTGCCATTCCCTTCAAGCTCAATCTTGCCGGCATGACCCAGTTCGCGATCAAGCCTTCCTGGGCGATCGACTGGCTGACTCATGAGCGCTTCCGGCTGCCGCAGCTCGAAAACCACGTCAAGATGGATGGCGGCACGCTGTCGATCAGCCGATACTTCACCGAGATGCTGGACCCCTCGATGTCGTGGGACGACGTGGCGGAGATGGTGCGCGAATGGGGCGGGCCATTCTGCCTGAAGGGCATCATGTCGGTGGAAGACGCCAAGCGCACCGCCGAGATCGGCTGCAGCGGCATCGTGCTTTCCAATCATGGCGGGCGCCAGCTCGACGGCTCGCGCAGCGCATTCGACCAGCTGGCCGAGATCGTCGACGCCGTGGGCGACCGGATCGACGTGATGATGGATGGCGGCGTGCAGCGGGGAACGCATGTTCTTAAAGCGCTGTCGCTGGGGGCGAAGGCCGTCGGGCTCGGGCGCTACTATCTCTTCCCGCTTGCCGCTGCCGGACAGCCCGGCGTCGAACGGGCGCTGGAGACGATGCGCACCGAGATCGAGCGCGGCATGAAGCTGATGGGCTGCACCTCGGTCAGCCAGCTCAGCCGGCGGAATCTTCGCTTCCGTTCCTGA